The Geitlerinema sp. PCC 9228 genomic sequence TCAGTTCCACTTTTTCTGGGTCGGCAATAGAACCGTAAATTTCCGGTTGCAAAGCCAGCAAGGCTTGTTTGAGGGCGCTTCCCGAAACACCATCGGGTTTGTAGTAGCCGCGAATAAACAGATGGCGCATTATAACATAAATGCGTTCGATGGCGGCGCGGGATTCTTGGGCCCGGGTGCGGGGTTGAATAGAAATTGTCATAGCAGCTTGGCAGAGGTAGCGGCAGATGCTTGTATTTAAACAAATCTTGCCCCCCAGGACAAACGATCGTACCGTTATTTGCTCGGGTTGGCTGCTGTCGCCACGGGTTTTTCCACCATCTGCGATCGAGTTGCCAAAGCGATCGCGCTAATCAACAGTAGGATACCACTTGCCAGGGCGTAGGTGCCACTACCGCCGACCCATTTAACTGCGGTTTGGCTAGCAAACGGCGATAGAAATTCACCGATATAAAAAGCCGTGGTCAAACCACCCAAAGCACGACCGCGAATATCCGCAGGTACCGTTTCCGACAACCAAACTTTAGAGTTGGGAAATAGCATACCAAATCCCAAGCCACTAATGGACAAACCGCTAATAATCATCCAGTAGTTGGGGGCAAAAGCAACAATAGCGTGACCGACCGCACCAACGGCAAAAGCGACTGTCAGGATATTGGCAAATCCCAGGCGTATTCTAATTTTGCCATACACCAGGGAAATGGCCGCTTGGGAAAGGGTCATGGTGGCAATGGCAATGCCGCTGCGCGAAGCTGGCAGATCGAACCCTTCCCGCAGGTAAAAAGGCATTTGCACCGGGGTGAGATAGTATAAAAACATATGCAGCATTTCCACCCCGTAAATAATTGCCAGGATGCGTATTGGCCAGGGCGATGGTTGCTGGCTGGCGCGGCGAGCGTGGGGTTCGCCTTCTTTTGGCTGCTGGGTGGATGGTTCGTACAGCCACAAGATCATGAATGGTACCAGCAGCACGGGAACGAGATACAACAAGAAAGGCAGCCGCCAACCAATATCGGCGAGGAAACCGCTGATGGCAAGCAGGAAAACGCCGGTGGTACCGATGGTGGTTGACTGCCATCCCATGAGGTTGGAACGAGTGCGGTCTTGGTAGTAGTCGGCGATGAGGGTGGTGACGCTGGTAATGCTACAAGCAATGGCGAATCCCAAGACAACGCGGCTAGCAAGTAATGTCCAAATATCGTCCAACACAAAACCAGCACCGCCTGCCAAACCGGCAATGATGGTGGTAGCAACGAGCAAGGGTTTGCGACCGATACGATCGATGAGTTGCCCGGAAAGCAAACCACCGGCAATAATGGAAATGGCAGGCATGGTTAGCACCAGGCGCACCCAATATTCTACGTTTTTCACCTCGGCGAAGTAGTCTTGCATGGCTGGCAACGCCGGTGCGATGGCGGCACTGGGAAAGATAATGGTGGTGCTGGTTAGCAGTAGGGTGGCTTTGACTTTCCAAGAATTAATGAGGGGCTCAGACATGGGGGCTGTGGGAAGATGGTCTGCAAGCGGAGCAATTGCGATCCTTTTTTCCACGGTATTAAGATTTTTTAATAACGACAACCTGCTTGGGTCGCGATCGCCGGTGGAAATAGCAGCGATCGCCTTTGCTAAGGGGGGTTTGGGGAGGATGGAAGAGAATTTTGACCGGTGGTTTGGGCGGTAACCTTTTGCAGTGGCCAAGAAATGGGGCATAATGAAAAGCTAGATACAACCCATTGGGTATATCTATACGCCATTGAAGGGACTCACCTACCGATATCTGCTCGTCTGCCATGGATAGTAACGCCACCCGCGATCGCATTTGGCGGTATTGGTTCACCGTACCGATTTATCCCTATGGTCGGCGACGTACCATTCGCCAAGAAGTTATACCGGCAAAAATTTGGACCTTCGACCAGCTACAGGGGATTTTCTACGTCGTCGTTCCCGTACGCATGACGGTGGTGAGGCTGGAAGCGGGCGGATTGTTGGTTTACGCCCCCGTAGCCCCCACAAAAGAATGCTTGCGCCTAATGAATGAGTTGGTGGAAGCTTACGGTCCAGTGAAATATATTATTTTACCAACGGTTTCCGGTATCGAACATAAGGCATTTGTGGGACCATTTGCCCGGAAATTTCCCCAAGCGCAAGTCTTTGTTGCCCCCGACCAATGGAGTTT encodes the following:
- a CDS encoding MFS transporter, with product MPHFLATAKGYRPNHRSKFSSILPKPPLAKAIAAISTGDRDPSRLSLLKNLNTVEKRIAIAPLADHLPTAPMSEPLINSWKVKATLLLTSTTIIFPSAAIAPALPAMQDYFAEVKNVEYWVRLVLTMPAISIIAGGLLSGQLIDRIGRKPLLVATTIIAGLAGGAGFVLDDIWTLLASRVVLGFAIACSITSVTTLIADYYQDRTRSNLMGWQSTTIGTTGVFLLAISGFLADIGWRLPFLLYLVPVLLVPFMILWLYEPSTQQPKEGEPHARRASQQPSPWPIRILAIIYGVEMLHMFLYYLTPVQMPFYLREGFDLPASRSGIAIATMTLSQAAISLVYGKIRIRLGFANILTVAFAVGAVGHAIVAFAPNYWMIISGLSISGLGFGMLFPNSKVWLSETVPADIRGRALGGLTTAFYIGEFLSPFASQTAVKWVGGSGTYALASGILLLISAIALATRSQMVEKPVATAANPSK